The genomic segment AATCGTCTGTAATTGTTCAGGGTTGCAGACCGATGCGACGCAGCATGTCATTGAACCGCGCATCGGTTTGCAATTCGCCCAGTAACGGTTCCAGCTTGATCCAAGGCATCCAGCCGGTGCGTTCCTGATAGGCTTTTTCCAGCCAGTAAAACGCGCGATCGGTTTCGTTGAGGCTGTTGTAAATCATGGCCAGGTAATAGGGCGGGACATAATTCGTCTGGCCGTACTGTTCGATTCCTGCCAACACTTGCCGCGCGGCGGTTTCCTGCCCGGCTCTGCCCAATACAATCGCCAGAATCAAGGTGGCAATTCCTTTGGCCTCAGGCCGGTGTTCTATCGCCAGTTTGGTATATTCAATCGCATCCTGAAAATTGCCGAGCGCGATCCAGGACATTGTTTGGTAATACAGCGCTTTGCCAAAAGTGGCATCCATCTGCAAAGTTTTCTGGCAAAACCTTAACGCCTCTTCAAATTGTCCCGCAAAATACGATAACTCCCCAAAACTGGCGGAAATCGGCACCGACAGCGGATCCAATAATTCGGCTCGGCGCAATATCTTGAACGAATCCTCAAACCGATCCTGCGTCAGATACAAATAGGCGCACCATTGCGCAGCTTCCGGATAATTCGGATTGAGTTCCATCGCAAGCAGAAATTCACGCTCGGCGCGATCAAACTCCCAATCGTACCAAAACAGCAACGAAGCATAGGCTGCGTGCGCTTCCGACAATTGATCATCCAATTCCAGCGCCTTCATCACAGCCATTCGCGCCTTAGGCACAAACTCACGAGGCGGCAAAATGTAAACACTCAATTGAATGTAGCAAAATGCCAGGCCGGTATAGGCCAGCGCGTAATTCGGGTCTTTGCGGATTGCTTGGATGAAAAACTCTGCGCCTTTCCGCAATCCATCAGGGCTTCGCTGGTTCCAGCAATATCGGCCTTTCAGGTAAAGTTCGTAGGCTTCCGGATTGACGGTTTGGAATTTGGCAATTTTCTCTTCCTGGTCGCCGGTGACTTTGACGCGCAAACTTTCGGAAATTTGCTTCGAGATGTCTTTTTCCAGTTCGAAGATGTCGCCCGATTTGCCCAGCTTGCGTTGGTATTGTTCCGCCCACAGCAATGAACCGTCTTCGGCATCCACCAATTCGGCTTTGATGACGATGTCGTCGCCTCGCTGAAACAGCCGCCCTGCAAACACTGCGCGGACCTGCAATTCGCGCCCGACTTCCAGCGGATCGGCGTTTTTGTTTTTGAAACGGAACACTGTGCTGCGCGCCATGACCTTCAATCCGGGAACGCGCGCCAGGGTATTGATGATGTTTTCGGTGATGCCGTCGCTCAAGTATTCCGCATTCGGATCATTGCCGATGTTGGCCAGCGGCAACACCGCCAGCGAATCAATCACGTCGCTAAACGCGCGCGAACCGCCGGACGATTTACGCGTCGAACCGGATGAACGGGCGGAAATCACTTCCGTGCCCCGGCCAGTTTCCCTGCCCGAATCCCGGCTGATGGTTCTGGTCTCCAGCGAGCGCGGCCGTTCAACCTGGCCGCTGCGACGCAGCGACCCGCTCACCGAGCCGCTTTTTTGTCCTGATTGCCTTAATTGCTCGGCTTCGACATCCAACCGATGCCGCAACCGTTTCAAATCGTTCAGCAATTCGCGCGCGGTTTGATATCGTTCGTCGCGCTCTTTGGCCAGCAACTTGAGAACAATCCATTCCAACTCTTCCGGCGCATCCGGCATGGAGCGACGAATCGGCGGCGGCGCATTTTGCAAAATTGAACTCAACACGGTTGTCGTGGTTTGGCCTTCAAACGGCAACCGGCCGGTACACATTTCGTACATCATCACGCCCAAACTGAACAGGTCGCTGCGTTCGTCAATGGCTTCGCCTTGAATCTGCTCTGGCGACAGATAGCCGGTCGTGCCGGGCATCCACCACAATCCTGTCGTCGAGCGCGCCGCCGAGCGATCTTTTTCACTGAGCGCCGTCGTCAGTTTGGCAACTTCGGCGGCGTCAAGCGGCCTGGTTCCGTAAGGATCGCTGCCAATTTCCAGTTCTTCGATCAATGTGCCGCTGTCACTGACTCGAATTTCCATCGTATTCGCATCCACATTGGCCGAAGGTTCTTCTTTTAGTGAAGACGAATCGCCCAATTCCACCAGCATGGTGTTTTGTTCGACCAGTTTGGCCAGACCGAAATCCAGAATTTTGACGTATCCGTCCGGGCGAATCATGACGTTTTCCGGTTTCAAATCCCGGTGCAGCACACCTGCGGCATGCGCTGCCGCCAGCCCCGTCGCGACTTGCGTTGTCACATCCAACACTTCTTCGAGCCGCATGCGCGTGTACGCCAGATGTTCGCGCAATGTCGGCCCTTCCACCCACTCATTGGCAATGAAGTACTGGGAGTCGCCGTCAACCTGCGCGGCGTTGACTTCGTACATCATTCGTATGTTCGGGTGATTCAGCGTGGAAATGATGCGCGCTTCCTGCGACAAACGCTGCAATCGTTCGGCATCGCGCGCAAATTGTTCCGGCAGCAGCAACAAAGCGACTTTGCGGCCAAGCTTCGCGTCTTCGGCCAGATACACTTCGCCTATCAGGCTGGTGCCGATGTGATAAAGGATGCGGTAATTTGAAATCGTCTGTGACAGCAAGGCGATAAACCAGCGTTGAGATTTTTCTGCGTTTTGATTCTTACCAGTGATTGTTCGAGCGGGAACCGCTCAGGCGAGATGTTAACGGCAATCGGTTAGTCTGCCAACCCCATCTTTTGCAGCAGATCGGCAAAGCGCTTTTCCTTGCGCAGGTAATCAAATACCGGCTCGGATTTCAGGTACGACGCCCAACAATATCGCTCCTCCACCGTATCTTCCAGCATTTGCAGCGCGCGTTCGACATCCCCTAACCCGGCATAGATCAGCGCCAGATAAAACGGCGAAACTTCTTTGTTCGTCGGGAACGATTGCAAATCAGCCAAAATCTCCTCCGCCATTTCCCTGTATCCGGCAACGGCATACACATTGGCCAGGGCAGCCCGGATCAAGGCGCCGCCGGTTGTCAATTCGGAGGCAATCTTCAACTGCTCGATGGCTTCGTCATACCGGTGCAACTGCGCCAGACTGATTCCCAGATAAAATCGTCCGAGAACGAAATTTGGATCAATCTCAACGCCCTCATAGCCATGAGCGACAGCTTCCTCAAAGCGGCGAGCCTGATAATTGATCCAGGTGAAGCTCGAACGGATCACCATCGTCATCGGCTCCAGTTCCAATGCCTTTCGTTCAACTTCCAGCGCTTCGTCAAACCGATTTCGCGCCAACAGAAAAATCGAAGCGTACCAATGATAACTGTTGGTGTAGGCCGGATTGAGTTCGATGGCCCGCAGGAATTCGCGCTCTGCCTCTGCCCAATCCCAGGTGTACCAGCAATGATAGGCGCCTAGCGAAGCGTGTGGATCGGCCAGAAATTCATCAATCTGCAAGGCCTTTTCCGCTGCCTCTTTAGCCTTTGGCATAATCATTCGCGGCGGGGCGGCTCCGTAAACGCCCAGCAACACAAAGCAATCCGCCAACCCGGCATGCGCCAGCGCATATTCCTCATCCAGTCTGATCGCCGCATTGAAATGTTCGATGGCTTTTTTCAAACCGGGTCCGGAGCGTTGATGCCAGTAATATCGCCCTTTCAAATAATGCTGGTAGGCTTCGGCATTTTCCGTGTATCGGCGGGTCAACCGTTCGCGCTGCTCTTCATTCAACTTCAATTTCAAGTGTTCGCAAATCTCTCGCGCCAGTTCCTGCTCAATGGAAAACAGGTCGTCGAGTTTTCGCTGGTACTGCGCGCCCCACAGTTGCGAACCGTCGCTGGTATCCACCAGTTCGGCTTTCACTACCAGATTGTCTCCCAGTTGATATAACCGCGCGCTGAGCACTGCGCTGGCGTCAAGTTCGCGGCCAATTTCCCAGGCGTCCGTGTCGCGATTGCGATATCGCGCAACGGTGCTCCAGGCTTTGACGCGGAGCTGCGGCAGTCGGGACAAATTGAAGATCAAACTTTCCGGAATGGCTTCGCTCAGGTAAACCATATCCTGGCCACTGCCCGCGTTACTGAACGGCAACACGGCCAGCGAATTCAATGCGCGCGCGCTGCGAGACAATCGCTGCGAACCGGAACGAACTCGACCGGAATCGGTCAACACGCCGCCGGAATCTTCGGCACCGCCGGAATCCGATGAAACTGGCGGCAGAGAGTCGAACGCAGCCGTCCGAAATGGGGATTCATCGGCTCGTTCGATCTCTCCACCAAGTTGCAATCGTTTCCGCAACCGCTTCAAATCGTTTAGCATGCTCTTGGCGGACTGATAACGGTCTTCGCGATCTTTGGCCAGCGCTTTCGTTACAATCCATTCCAGCTCATCCGGAATCCCTGGCGCAAAGCGCGCAAGTGGCAACGGATCGCGATCCAAAATCGCCACCAACATATCGCCAGTGCTTTTGCCCTCAAACGGCGCTCGACCGGCAATCATTTCATACAACACGATGCCAAAACTGAAAATGTCCGTCCGCACGTCCACTTTTTGGCCGCGCGCCTGTTCCGGCGACATATAACTGACCGTTCCCAGAATCACGCCAGGGCTGGTGTTCGGCGTTCCTACAATCCCTGGCACTGTCGCAAACGGATCAGCCAGACCGCCAGCCTGGGTTTCCGCTTGCGTTACGGTCGGATCAAAACTGCGAAAGAAACTGTTTTCGGTCAGCTTGGCCAACCCAAAATCCAGAACTTTGACATATCCATCGGGTCGCAACATCAGGTTTTCAGGTTTGATGTCACGATGCGCGATGCCTTCTCCGTGCGCGGCGACCAACGCGCTCACAGCCTGGATCGCCAAATCCAGAGCTTCATCCACGCTCACTCGCCCGCGAGCCATTCGCTGTCGCAAGGTCAATCCTTCGACAAACTCCATCGCAATGAAGTGAACGGCGCCAGCCTCGGTTTCGGCCTCGCCAATTTCATAAATCGTCAGAATGTTTGGATGATTGAGCCTGCTAACTGATGTCGCTTCCTGCCGAAAACGACGCACGCGTTCCGCGTCTTGCGTGAATCTGGCGGGCAAGAGTTTCAGCGCCACCTGACGACCCAGGCTGGTATCTTCCGCCAAATACACTTCCCCCATTCCGCCCGCGCCGAGCCTGGAAAGAATGCGGTAATGCGTAACTGTTTGCGGAGTCACGATGACAATTCCGATTGTTGGAGTTATCGGGGCTAAAAAGATTGGCGGATGTGCGACGATCGCCAAGTCAGCGTCAGATTGACGGCCTGCATCTTACCCCACTTCTGCAATGAAAGTCTGCCAAGCCGAGAAATTTTTGCTACAGTGCCGTCCGAAATGAACAAGCAAACATGGAAAGTTATGGAAGCCGATACTGGTGTGCGATTGGACAAATGGCTGGCTGCAGCGGAGCGGTTGGGATCGAGATCACGATCTCTGACCGCCATCGAAAAAGGCAAAGTTTTCATCAATGAAGTTGAACAAACTGCCGCCGACGCGGGCCGAAAATTGATCGTGGGAGAAACCGTTCGTTTGTGGATGGATCGCCCCGGCAGCAGCGAACGTCGCTATTCAGAACGCCGCGAAGCGGGATTGCATATTTTGTACGAAGACGCGTCGTTACTGGTGGTCAATAAACCCGCCGGATTGTTAACCGTTCCGCTGGCTTCGCACCCCGACGAAGCGTCGTTGTTCGATCAGGTCAAACACCACCTGCGTTCCAGCCATCGCGATCCGTTTGTCGTACATCGCATTGACCGCGACACGTCTGGATTGGTCGTGTTTGCTAAAACCGGCGAAGCTCAGCAGAAGTTAAAAACGCAATTCGAGCGGCGCGACGCCGAACGAATCTATCTGGCCGTGGTTCATGGTACGCCCAAACCGAGTTCGGGAACCTGGCGAGATTTGATCGAATGGGACAAAGAAGAGTTAAAGCAGCATCAGGCTCAGGAAAAAACGCGCACAGCCAAAGAAGCCGTTTGCCGTTACCGCATGCTGGAACCATTCCCCGAAGCCAGTTTGATTGAAGTTCGCTTGGTGTCCGGCAAACGCAACCAGATTCGCATTCAAGCCGGGCTGCGCGGCCATCCCCTGCTGGGCGAACGAATGTACGTTTACGAAAACGCGCCAGCCAGAAAAATCGAATTCGCCCGGCAGGCGCTCCACGCTCACAAATTGAGCTTCAAACATCCCGCAAACGGCAAGCCGATGAGTTTTGAAGCGCCGCTGCCAGACGACCTGCAATCCTTGACGAACAAATTGCGAGATGAACCTAAAAAAACTTCGTAACGGCTCAGCCCCAACGGGGCGGACGGTAAAAGCCTGGTGCGATGCACCGGGTGATTGGTTAATTTTCTGGCAAGCCCCAAGGGTGCGAAATAAACAAGCCAGCCAGCTTATTGCGCCCTTTCAGGGCTTTTGGTTCTTCTTGCCTCCATTCCCAGTGCGTTGCACTGGGCTACTTTATTTTGCCCCGTTGGGGCTGAGCGGTTACAAAACTTCAACGAAAAGCCTCAATGTGCGGTGACATCTTGCTCACTTGCAGCGCGCCAATATCGAACCGAACCATCATTGCCTGTCGTAATCAAACTTTTGCCGTCGCCGCTGATCGTCAATGAAGTGACATCGCCCGGATGACCTCGATAGGTGAAGATTTCCTGGCCCGATGCGACATCCCATAACTTCACAGTCCCGTCTTTGCCACCTGAAATCAACCGCTTGCCATCCACAGAAAAGATCAGACGATTCATCGAATCGCTCTGTCCGATCACTTTAATGAGTTGCCCGGAGTTCACATCCCACAGCCTGAGTTGGTTGTCATCTCCACCCGACGCCAACATTCTGTCATCCGCCGAAAATGCCAGGGCTTTGACAACTTGCGCATGACCTTCCAACACTCGCAACACATTTCGTGATGCGACATCCGCCAACATGACTGTTCCATTGCTCAGCGCCGCTGCCACTAAATGTCCTCCGTTCGAAAACACGGCTCGATAGGAATAGCTGGATGCTTGCGGAGGTAACTCATAGGGCTGCCCCGTAGCCACATCCCACAAGTAAATTTTCTTATCCAACCCGCCCGAAACCAGTCGCTTGCCATCCGGTGAAAACATCAAGTTGTAAACCAACTCTGTATGACCGGATAGCGTTTTGATCAAACGGCCGGTGGTTGCATCCCATAACCTAATTAGGCCAACTTTTTCTTTTTCTTTATTGTTAAAACTTGTGGCCAACATCTTCCCATCAAGACTAAGCGCCGCTCCCAACACATCGGTCGAAAATGGCGGTTGCTCGTCTGCTCCGAATGTAACCAGCGGTTGGCCAGAATCCAGGCTCCAAAGTTTCA from the Acidobacteriota bacterium genome contains:
- a CDS encoding protein kinase, which gives rise to MLSQTISNYRILYHIGTSLIGEVYLAEDAKLGRKVALLLLPEQFARDAERLQRLSQEARIISTLNHPNIRMMYEVNAAQVDGDSQYFIANEWVEGPTLREHLAYTRMRLEEVLDVTTQVATGLAAAHAAGVLHRDLKPENVMIRPDGYVKILDFGLAKLVEQNTMLVELGDSSSLKEEPSANVDANTMEIRVSDSGTLIEELEIGSDPYGTRPLDAAEVAKLTTALSEKDRSAARSTTGLWWMPGTTGYLSPEQIQGEAIDERSDLFSLGVMMYEMCTGRLPFEGQTTTTVLSSILQNAPPPIRRSMPDAPEELEWIVLKLLAKERDERYQTARELLNDLKRLRHRLDVEAEQLRQSGQKSGSVSGSLRRSGQVERPRSLETRTISRDSGRETGRGTEVISARSSGSTRKSSGGSRAFSDVIDSLAVLPLANIGNDPNAEYLSDGITENIINTLARVPGLKVMARSTVFRFKNKNADPLEVGRELQVRAVFAGRLFQRGDDIVIKAELVDAEDGSLLWAEQYQRKLGKSGDIFELEKDISKQISESLRVKVTGDQEEKIAKFQTVNPEAYELYLKGRYCWNQRSPDGLRKGAEFFIQAIRKDPNYALAYTGLAFCYIQLSVYILPPREFVPKARMAVMKALELDDQLSEAHAAYASLLFWYDWEFDRAEREFLLAMELNPNYPEAAQWCAYLYLTQDRFEDSFKILRRAELLDPLSVPISASFGELSYFAGQFEEALRFCQKTLQMDATFGKALYYQTMSWIALGNFQDAIEYTKLAIEHRPEAKGIATLILAIVLGRAGQETAARQVLAGIEQYGQTNYVPPYYLAMIYNSLNETDRAFYWLEKAYQERTGWMPWIKLEPLLGELQTDARFNDMLRRIGLQP
- a CDS encoding protein kinase; this translates as MTPQTVTHYRILSRLGAGGMGEVYLAEDTSLGRQVALKLLPARFTQDAERVRRFRQEATSVSRLNHPNILTIYEIGEAETEAGAVHFIAMEFVEGLTLRQRMARGRVSVDEALDLAIQAVSALVAAHGEGIAHRDIKPENLMLRPDGYVKVLDFGLAKLTENSFFRSFDPTVTQAETQAGGLADPFATVPGIVGTPNTSPGVILGTVSYMSPEQARGQKVDVRTDIFSFGIVLYEMIAGRAPFEGKSTGDMLVAILDRDPLPLARFAPGIPDELEWIVTKALAKDREDRYQSAKSMLNDLKRLRKRLQLGGEIERADESPFRTAAFDSLPPVSSDSGGAEDSGGVLTDSGRVRSGSQRLSRSARALNSLAVLPFSNAGSGQDMVYLSEAIPESLIFNLSRLPQLRVKAWSTVARYRNRDTDAWEIGRELDASAVLSARLYQLGDNLVVKAELVDTSDGSQLWGAQYQRKLDDLFSIEQELAREICEHLKLKLNEEQRERLTRRYTENAEAYQHYLKGRYYWHQRSGPGLKKAIEHFNAAIRLDEEYALAHAGLADCFVLLGVYGAAPPRMIMPKAKEAAEKALQIDEFLADPHASLGAYHCWYTWDWAEAEREFLRAIELNPAYTNSYHWYASIFLLARNRFDEALEVERKALELEPMTMVIRSSFTWINYQARRFEEAVAHGYEGVEIDPNFVLGRFYLGISLAQLHRYDEAIEQLKIASELTTGGALIRAALANVYAVAGYREMAEEILADLQSFPTNKEVSPFYLALIYAGLGDVERALQMLEDTVEERYCWASYLKSEPVFDYLRKEKRFADLLQKMGLAD
- a CDS encoding RluA family pseudouridine synthase — translated: MNKQTWKVMEADTGVRLDKWLAAAERLGSRSRSLTAIEKGKVFINEVEQTAADAGRKLIVGETVRLWMDRPGSSERRYSERREAGLHILYEDASLLVVNKPAGLLTVPLASHPDEASLFDQVKHHLRSSHRDPFVVHRIDRDTSGLVVFAKTGEAQQKLKTQFERRDAERIYLAVVHGTPKPSSGTWRDLIEWDKEELKQHQAQEKTRTAKEAVCRYRMLEPFPEASLIEVRLVSGKRNQIRIQAGLRGHPLLGERMYVYENAPARKIEFARQALHAHKLSFKHPANGKPMSFEAPLPDDLQSLTNKLRDEPKKTS